AAGGGAAGTAGCGCTTAGGGAGGTCTTTATGGCCGCTGTGGCTACCCAAGCCGCCCCGGTAGCCACTCAAGGTGGGTCTAAGCCCACGCAATGTCCTTGCGCAGCCACGCCAGGGTGGCGGCTTCGGCCGAGCCTGGCGCGGGCTGCTGGTTGTAGTGCCATTCGGCCTGGGGCGGTAGGCTCATCAGGATGCTTTCGGTGCGGCCCCCGGTTTCGAGGCCAAATTTGGTGCCCCGGTCAATGGCCAGATTGAATTCGGCGTAACGGCCCCGGCGCACCAGTTGCCACTGTTTTTCGCGCTCCGTGTAAGGGAGTTTGGCGTTTTGGCGCATGATGGTGCCGTAGGTGCGGCCGTACACTTCGCCCACATCCTGAATGAATGCGAAGAGCTCCTCAAACGAGCCATCCTGGCCCACGGTGAGCCGGTCGAAGAAGATGCCACCTACGCCCCGGGTTTCCTGGCGGTGAGGCAGGTAGAAGTACTCGTCGGCCCAGGGCTTGAAGCGGGCGTAGTAGTCGGGGTGGTGCCGGTCACAGATTTCCCGGATCTGCTTGTGAAACCAGCGAGCCTGCTGCTCATCCACGTAAATGGGGGTCAAATCGAGGCCGCCGCCAAACCAGGCTTCGCCGTTGCCGGCTTCGAAGTAGCGCACGTTCATGTGCGAAATCGGGACCATGGGGCTGCGCGGATGCTGCACTACGCTTACGCCGGTGGCAAAGTAGCGGGCATCGGGCATGAGCAGCTGGCTAGCGGCCTTGTCACTCATCTGGCCCCACACGGCCGAGAAAGCCACGCCGCCTTTTTCCAGCACGGCCCCATTCTGAATGACGCGGGTGAGGCCCCCGCCGCCGCCTTCGTGCTGCCAGGCATCTTCCCGGAACCGCACCCCGCCGCCATCAGCCGATTCGAGGCGGTGACACAGCCAGTCCTGGAAGTGGCGCATCCAGTTTTCAACAACAATCCGGGTTGGAGCAAGAGCGGGGGCAGCAACGGTATTCATAACGAATGGGAAAGTAAAGGCAAACGGAAAAGGGAGAGGAGCCGGGAGTTAGGCCCAGCGAACCGAATGGTAATCAGGCAGGATGGACTTCTTATTTGCCAGGGCCAGGCGCTCGGCGCACTTGTCGCAGCAAGCCACGCTGGGCTGGCGCTCCTGGGCCCGGAGCACGAGCACCGGAATCTGGGTGTGGTAGGCCCGGGTGGTGGTGTGGCACGAGTCGAAATAGCGCAAAAGCTGCTCGTGACTCGTAGGGGCAATGATGAGGAGCTGGGCCTGGTTGCGGGCGCAAAACTCACTGGTGCCTTCCAGCGGGGCATCGTCTTCTACCAAGTGGGGGGCCAGCATAAGCCAGGGCAAGTGAGCTGCTGCTTTGGTCAGGGCTTGCTTGAACGTGCGGCGCCGGGGCCGCTCGGTGGGCGGGTAAAACTGCACCAAATCCAGCGGGGCCGGAAAAGCCTCCTGCAGCGCGGACAGCCGGGGCAATAGGCTTGGGTTCAGGGTACTAAAGTCGGCGGCGAAAACCAGACGGCTGGGCAGGCTGCGGCGGCCGGGCGGCACTACGAGCACCGGGCAGGTCACGAGCTCGGTAATGGCGGCGGCGTGGTTGCCGGGCGCGGCCTGCTGGCCGCAGTCGATGTGCTCAAGCCCCATCACAAGCAGGTCGGCTGAGTGCTGCATGACTTCCTGCTGCACGTGGTCGTGGAGGCAGCCGCTCAGAATGCGGTAGCGGTACTGAATTCGGCGTCCATCCTGGCGGGTAAGCTGCTGGTAGCGCAGGCGCTCGACCAGGCTCCGCAGCCGCTGTTCCTGACGGGCCAGCTCCGCTGCCGGGGCTGAAGTCAGGGCCGAATCGGGGTGGCAGTAGAGCAGCACCACTTCGGCGGGCCAGCGCACGGCCAGCTTGTTGGCATACGCCAGGGTGTGTTCAGCCGCGGTGGTATGGTCGATAGGAACGAGGATGGTTTTCATGGGATGCTTAGCGAAAGAAAAAGGCGGGGATGAAGCCGAATTAATGACAATAGTGGACTGCCTGCGGAGCCGGCTGGGCCTTGGGAGCCGCGGCCGGCAGCTGCGGGCTCAGGTAGGGAATGCCCAGGCCCAGCCCCCGCACGATAAAGAGTACTGCCAGTAGCGAAGCCACATAGGGCACGGCCTGCCGCATGCGGGTGCGCCACTGCAGCGGCACCAGGCGGCTCGTGAGCGAGAGGCCCAGCATCAGGGGCAAGGTGCCCAGGCCGAAGCAGGCCATGTAGGCTGCCGCTCCCAGTACGCCCGGCGCGCTCAGGGCCCCGGCCAACGCCAAGTACACCAAGCCGCAGGGCAAGAGGCCATTGAGCAGGCCCGTCAGGTATAAAGCCCGCCACGAATGCTGCTGAAACAGGCGGGTCAGGTGGTTTTTCACCCAGGCCAGGGGCCGGCTCAGGCCCTGCCCCGCACTCAGGGCCTGGGCGTAGCGCTGGGGCAAACCCACGAGCAGCAGAATCAGCAGGCCCGAGGCAATGGACAAGCTTTGCTGCAGGCCAACCAGGCGCAGGCTTTGCCCGACCAGGCCAGCAGCGGCGCCCAGCACCGAGTATGTCGTGACCCGGCCCAGGTTATAGAGCAGCCGTCCGCCCACGTAGCGGGCCGAGGCGGCATCAGGGCGGCCGGGCAGGGCCAGGGCAATGGCTCCGCACATGCCTACGCAGTGGAAGCTACCCAACAACCCAAAAACAAACCCGGCCCAAAGCATTACAGCAGCGAAAAGAAGCGTGACAGAAACTGTCGGCAAGTTCCGCCGCCGCTGCCGGGCCGGGCATGACAAAAATCAGCTGCCGAGGGTGATATTTCTTTCCACGAAATACGCCTGCCCTCCGGCGGTAAAGTCGAGGCGGACGCGCCAGTAGCCGGGCTGCATCTTGGCGGTATTGATGTGCTGCTGGTTATCGGGGCCAACCTGCAGGGGCAGGCTGAAATCCCGCTGCTGGTCGGAGGGGCGGAAAAAGTGCACTTGGCCCTGCACTGCCTGGCCGGCCAGGGGCGTGGGCAGCGTCAGGGTCAGGCGCTGAGCTTCCGCGTCGAGCAGCACCTGTACCGGGGCGGGCAGCGCTGCGGTGCGGGCCGCGTTTTCCATGCGCTGCTGGTAGGCCAGCTCCTGCTTGTAGTAGTCGGGGCTGACCAAATCGACGCGGGTACGCATGGCCTGCTGCACCATAAAGCCGATGTAGCCCGCAAAGAGCACGAAGGTCAGGATAATGGCGTAGGGCCAGAACGTGCGCTGGGAAGTAGGGGCAGTTGCCATGAGTTGGGAGAGGCTGTGGGATAATGAAGAAATAATGCCCTGTTGACCTGTTCGAAGCATTCCTGCCGCTTTGTTGCCTAATCACCCTTGCACGCGAGATGCCTCGCTAAGGCTCGACATGACCGGCTTATAATGGGAGCTTGTTTACTGCACCGGGCCCAAAAACTTGGTTTTAGCTTCGGCAATCAGTTCGGGGCCCGAGTACAGGCCGATGCGGATTTGCTGGCTGGTGCGGGTCAGGGCGGTGCGGGGCAGCTCGGCGAAGAACACGCCTTCGGTCAGGCCCTGGGCCGGTAGGTGCAAGCCGTCGGTGCCGACCAGGGAAATGGTACCCTGGTCCGGCTCCAGCACCCGCAGCGTGAGCGGGTAGGGCCGGTTGGTTTTGTTGATAACCGAAATATTGTACAGGTTGGTAATGGTGCCGTGGTTAGTCTTCTGAAACAGCTGGCCCGGGGTGCGCAGCACCGTGGCCTGCACGTTGGCCCGCGACACGAGCAGGCCGGTGAGCACGGCCAGCAGCAAAGCCAGCACCCCCGACAACACCTTCATCCGGCCGGTGAACTTCGGTTTAGTGCCCTGGGCAATGTTGTTTTCCGAGGCGTGGCGAATCAGGCCCTCGGGCAAATTCACCAGGTTCATAATAGTGTTGCAGGCGTCGATGCAGGCCGTGCAGTTGGTGCATTCCATCTGCTGGGCCCCGTTGCGGATGTCGATGCCGGTGGGGCAGACCTGCACGCATTGGTGGCAGTCGATACAGTCGCCGGCGGTGCGCTGCTGGTTTTTGCGCCTCTTTTCCCGCGGCTCGCCCCGCTGATAATCGTAGGCCACTACCAGGCTGTTTTTATCCAGTAAAACGCCCTGCAAGCGGCCGTAAGGGCAGGCAATAGTGCAGACCTGCTCCCGAAACCGGGCAAAGACGGCGTAGAACACGCCCGTAAACAACACCATGGCCGCGAGGCCACCCAGGTGCTCAGTGGGCTTGTCGGTTACAATCTTAACCAGCTCATCCGAGCCGATAATGTAGGCCAGGAAAGTGTTGGCAATCAAGAAAGAAAGGACCAGGAACAGGACATGCTTGGTGGTTTTGCGCCAGGTCTTGTTCCAGTCCCAGGCGGCTCGGTCGAGGGCTTTTTGCTGGGGCGCGTCGCGTTCGAGCCAGTACTCGATGCGGCGAAACACCATTTCCAGAAAAATAGTCTGGGGGCAGACCCAGCCACAGAACACCCGCCCGTAGACCACCGTGAAAATGATGATGAACAGCACGAAGGTGAGCGTGGCCAGCAGCAGGATAAAGAAGTCCTGGGGCCAGAAGATTTGCCCCAGGATGATAAAGCGCCGCGCGGGCAAGTTGAGCATCAACAGCGGTAAGTCGTTGATACGCAGCCAGGGGCCGGCAAAGAGCAGTGCCAGCAGGCCGTAGCTGAGCCACTTGCGGCGGTTATAGAGTCGGCCGCTGGGCTTTTTGGGGTAGAGCCACACCCGCTTGCCGGCCGCGTCCACCGTGGC
Above is a genomic segment from Hymenobacter cellulosivorans containing:
- the hemF gene encoding oxygen-dependent coproporphyrinogen oxidase — translated: MNTVAAPALAPTRIVVENWMRHFQDWLCHRLESADGGGVRFREDAWQHEGGGGGLTRVIQNGAVLEKGGVAFSAVWGQMSDKAASQLLMPDARYFATGVSVVQHPRSPMVPISHMNVRYFEAGNGEAWFGGGLDLTPIYVDEQQARWFHKQIREICDRHHPDYYARFKPWADEYFYLPHRQETRGVGGIFFDRLTVGQDGSFEELFAFIQDVGEVYGRTYGTIMRQNAKLPYTEREKQWQLVRRGRYAEFNLAIDRGTKFGLETGGRTESILMSLPPQAEWHYNQQPAPGSAEAATLAWLRKDIAWA
- a CDS encoding universal stress protein, producing MKTILVPIDHTTAAEHTLAYANKLAVRWPAEVVLLYCHPDSALTSAPAAELARQEQRLRSLVERLRYQQLTRQDGRRIQYRYRILSGCLHDHVQQEVMQHSADLLVMGLEHIDCGQQAAPGNHAAAITELVTCPVLVVPPGRRSLPSRLVFAADFSTLNPSLLPRLSALQEAFPAPLDLVQFYPPTERPRRRTFKQALTKAAAHLPWLMLAPHLVEDDAPLEGTSEFCARNQAQLLIIAPTSHEQLLRYFDSCHTTTRAYHTQIPVLVLRAQERQPSVACCDKCAERLALANKKSILPDYHSVRWA
- a CDS encoding sulfite exporter TauE/SafE family protein; the encoded protein is MLWAGFVFGLLGSFHCVGMCGAIALALPGRPDAASARYVGGRLLYNLGRVTTYSVLGAAAGLVGQSLRLVGLQQSLSIASGLLILLLVGLPQRYAQALSAGQGLSRPLAWVKNHLTRLFQQHSWRALYLTGLLNGLLPCGLVYLALAGALSAPGVLGAAAYMACFGLGTLPLMLGLSLTSRLVPLQWRTRMRQAVPYVASLLAVLFIVRGLGLGIPYLSPQLPAAAPKAQPAPQAVHYCH
- a CDS encoding FixH family protein → MATAPTSQRTFWPYAIILTFVLFAGYIGFMVQQAMRTRVDLVSPDYYKQELAYQQRMENAARTAALPAPVQVLLDAEAQRLTLTLPTPLAGQAVQGQVHFFRPSDQQRDFSLPLQVGPDNQQHINTAKMQPGYWRVRLDFTAGGQAYFVERNITLGS
- the ccoG gene encoding cytochrome c oxidase accessory protein CcoG; protein product: MPTTQTPPAASFRDSIATVDAAGKRVWLYPKKPSGRLYNRRKWLSYGLLALLFAGPWLRINDLPLLMLNLPARRFIILGQIFWPQDFFILLLATLTFVLFIIIFTVVYGRVFCGWVCPQTIFLEMVFRRIEYWLERDAPQQKALDRAAWDWNKTWRKTTKHVLFLVLSFLIANTFLAYIIGSDELVKIVTDKPTEHLGGLAAMVLFTGVFYAVFARFREQVCTIACPYGRLQGVLLDKNSLVVAYDYQRGEPREKRRKNQQRTAGDCIDCHQCVQVCPTGIDIRNGAQQMECTNCTACIDACNTIMNLVNLPEGLIRHASENNIAQGTKPKFTGRMKVLSGVLALLLAVLTGLLVSRANVQATVLRTPGQLFQKTNHGTITNLYNISVINKTNRPYPLTLRVLEPDQGTISLVGTDGLHLPAQGLTEGVFFAELPRTALTRTSQQIRIGLYSGPELIAEAKTKFLGPVQ